In the genome of Bacteroides mediterraneensis, the window GGCTGTCTCGGCAGCCCAGTAGTTCTCCTCCAGGTTGATGTTGCTGGTATAGTTGCAGCTCCAGGGCGGAAGGAGCCGTTCGTTCCACAATCCCTGCAGGTTGGCCGGCACACCCGGTGTGCGCGAGCTGGAGATGAGCAGGTAGCGGCCATACTGGAAATACAAGGCTTCCAGTTCCGGATTCTTCTGCGACTGGTCCGTGTATTGCAGGAGCTGTACGTCGGTGGGCAGGTTGGCGATGGCTTTGTCCGTGCTTCCGAGGTTCAGCTCTACGCGGTTGAAGAACGACTGGTAGTCGGCCACATGCGCCTTTTCGAGTGTCTCGAACGATTTCCGTGCCGCCCGGTCCATACGCTGTGCCACCAGGTTCCGGTAGTCACGGCCTTCTTTCATCGGGTCCTTGTCGAAACCGTTGAAGCTGGTCACGTTGGCTACCAGAATCAGGGCCTCTTTTCCGCCCGCTATCTTCAGTTCCCCCGACGGGAAGCTCTTTACCTGGCTTTCCGGGGCGATGACCCGAATCAGCGTGCGGAAATGCGTACCCCGTTCCGGGTCGTACAGGTGCTTGTTTTTCACGTCATCGAAATATACCGGATACGAATGGTAGGCTGCGTAGCCTTCGGCCGAGATTTCATTGCCGGAAGCCGTGGTGGCATGGGGCAGGAGTGAGGTGAAAGAGAGAAGTGCCTGAATGCCTTTTTCGCTTTCTGTCTGCAGGCGGAGCACAATCACGGAGTCGGGAGCCGAGGCGAAATAGTCGCAGGAGAAAGCTTTGCCGTTCCGCTGGTAGCTGGTCCGTGCGAGGGCTTGCCGGATGTCCAGGCTCCGCTGGTAGCCGGTCACCTGTGCCGGTTCGTCCAGATACGTGAGGGAGAGTTGCCCCAAGGGCTGGTAGTTTTCGCTGTAATGTCCCTGCACCTTTCGTTGGGCAAGGTCGGCGCCGCGGTAGTCTTCCTTGTCGAGCAAGGCCCGTATTTCGGGAATTGCCTTGTGGGCATCGGGAGTAGTGACTTTCCGGTCGGGTTCGCCGGTCCATAGTGTCAAGTCGTTCAGGGAGAGGACATCCTTGTCCGTGCCTCCGTAAAGAATGGCTCCCATCGTACCGTTTCCGATGACCAGAGCCTCTTCAAAATATTCCGCCGGCCGGTCGTAGTGCAGCACCAGCCGGTTTTGTGCGGAAAGTGAGAATGCGTGTAATGAAATGGTACAGGTCATTACCGCAATGCCCTTCCATTTACGGATAGAAAAACTTTTCATAGTGTATGTGTGAATAAAGAAAATTAACAACCGCAAGTTATTAAGAAAATCCCGTACGGGCAAAAACTTGGCCTGAAACATGGAAAAAAGGGGTGAAAAAAACGCCTTTGCGTTTGACTTGAAACGCAAGTGCGTTTGAAGGAAAACACAAGTGCGTTTTGACCGAAACGTAAAGGCGTTTTTGGCGGGATGTCAAAAGTCTTCAGAGGTCGACGAAAGTCTACAAAAAAAGCCTTCCCATCGTCGCGATGGAAAGGCTTTTCTTTATTTTTCCCGAAAAATAATCAATTATTTTTTCTTGTGGTTTGCATAACGGCTCATGAACTTGTCCACACGTCCTGCAGTATCCACCAGTTTAGACTTACCAGTGTAGAACGGGTGAGATGAGCTAGAGATTTCCAGCTTAACCAACGGATAAGTTTCTCCTTCGAATTCAATTGTGTCTTTAGTAGCACAAGTTGAACGAGACAGGAACATGTCGCCGTTTGACATGTCTTTAAATACTACCGGACGGTAGTTTTCAGGATGAATGCCTTTTTTCATTTTAGTATATACTTTTTGTTGTTATTATTGACAAATAAATATGTGGTAAC includes:
- a CDS encoding glycoside hydrolase N-terminal domain-containing protein; this translates as MKSFSIRKWKGIAVMTCTISLHAFSLSAQNRLVLHYDRPAEYFEEALVIGNGTMGAILYGGTDKDVLSLNDLTLWTGEPDRKVTTPDAHKAIPEIRALLDKEDYRGADLAQRKVQGHYSENYQPLGQLSLTYLDEPAQVTGYQRSLDIRQALARTSYQRNGKAFSCDYFASAPDSVIVLRLQTESEKGIQALLSFTSLLPHATTASGNEISAEGYAAYHSYPVYFDDVKNKHLYDPERGTHFRTLIRVIAPESQVKSFPSGELKIAGGKEALILVANVTSFNGFDKDPMKEGRDYRNLVAQRMDRAARKSFETLEKAHVADYQSFFNRVELNLGSTDKAIANLPTDVQLLQYTDQSQKNPELEALYFQYGRYLLISSSRTPGVPANLQGLWNERLLPPWSCNYTSNINLEENYWAAETANLSEMHRPLMEFIANLQHTGEATAKAYYGVQKGWCLGQNTDIWAMTCPVGLNVGDPSWACWTMGGAWLSTHIWERYAFTQDKAFLQQYYPVLKGAAEFCLNWLIEKDGKLLTSPGTSPENKFVTPDGYVGATSYGCTADLAMTRECLIDAAKAAEVLGTDKDFRKQIDKTLARLLPYRVGKNGNLQEWFHDWSDEDPQHRHQSHLFGLYPGRHLSVENIPDLAKACARTLEIKGDNTTGWSTGWRVNLYARLKDGKNAYHIYRRLLRYVSPDGYKGKDARRGGGTYPNLLDAHSPFQIDGNFGGCAGVIEMLMQSSENSITLLPALPEEWKDGSVKGICARGGFVVDMEWKDGKVTSLYIQARKGGKTKVCFNGKARTVNLKANKGIQLL
- a CDS encoding type B 50S ribosomal protein L31, with the translated sequence MKKGIHPENYRPVVFKDMSNGDMFLSRSTCATKDTIEFEGETYPLVKLEISSSSHPFYTGKSKLVDTAGRVDKFMSRYANHKKK